The following nucleotide sequence is from Brachyspira suanatina.
TTTATCTATATCCAATACTTTTACTATATGCTCTTCATTATCTATATTAAGCGAAACTTTTCTTCCTATTAAAAAAGAACGTTTTTTGTATTCATCATAGAATGCCACATTATTAAAATAATATTCATACATTCTTTCTAATATCTTAGCTATTAAAATATTTCTTATATCTTTGTTATTTTGCATTTTATTTATAGAAACAGCTATATTATTAATTTCTTCAGGAAAACCATTTTTAGGGAAATTAACATTTATACCTATTCCTATAACAGCATAATCCAATTTACCGTCTTCAAAACTGAAAGCTCCTTCAGTAAGTATTCCGCATACTTTTTTACCATTTATAAATACATCATTAACCCATTTTATCTGTGTATTTTCATTTGAAATTTCTTCTATAGATTTTGACACAGCCATAGCGGCAGCAGTAGTGATGAATGAACTATTAAAAATCTTTTTCTCTTTTTTTAGATTGAGTATAATGCTCATATATATGCCTGTACCATAAGGCGAGAAGAAAGATTTTCCGTTTCTTCCGTATCCGCTTGTTTGTTCTTCTGCAATTACTACGGTTCCGCTGTCGGCTCCGTTCATTGCCATGCCTCTTGCCACAATATTTGTAGATTCTACAGTTTTATATATTACAAAATTGAATTTATCTCTATATTTAGGCATATTATCTTTTATTATTTTTGATGATAATATGTCTGTTTCTTTTGATAGAGCATAGCCTTTATTTGATACAGAAAGAATATCATAACCTTCATTTTTCAAAGATTTTATAACTTTCCAAACAGCAGCCCTGCTTACATTCAAATCATTTGCTAGCTTTTCTCCGGATATGAATAATCCTTTATTGTATTCTAGTATTGATATTATATTTTCTTTTAAATTTTTTCCCATAATTGAGAATAATAACATAACAATTATAATTGTCAACTTTAAAAATACAATAAGTTTACAATTAATATTTAAATTGTATATAGTATGAACAGCTATTTTTGATTAGGCCCTATATCGTATAATTGATATACATACTATAAAAATTCAATGTATCAATATTGTACATCTTTTATGATTTATATACTCTATACACTGTATTAATTATTAATAGTGTTTTATAAATATACAATTACTTAAAAATAATTGGTATATTTTTTGCATATATAATAGTGTAAGCGATGATGACTCGGTGAGAGTTAAAACAAATGATAGTTAATCGCTGATTAAATTTAGAAATATAAAAGTTTACATAAAAAGGAGTTTAATTATGACTAAAAGATTATTTTTTCCAGCTTTACATACTATGTTAGATGATTTTAGAAGTTTTGATGAGGCATTCGGCAGTTTATATAACAATGATGAGGTTAGAAAATTATCTCATTACAATATAGAAGAAGATGATAAAAGTTATACTATAGAAATTGATATGCCGGGTGTAAGAAAAGAAGATTTAGAAATAGGTATAAAAGAAAATGTGCTTTCTATATATGCTGAAAGAAAGAGAGTTAATAAACAAAAACTTATTGAGTCTTCAGCAGAAAATAGCGAGAACAAAGAAAATGATAATGAAGTGGTTGTTTCTAAATATGAACAAAGCTTTAATATCAGCACAAAAGGAATAGATGTTGAGAACATTGAAGCTAATTTAACAGACGGTGTTTTAAAAATAGTTCTTCCTAAAAAAGAGGAAGTAAAATATGAGAAAAAAATTAATATAGGTTAATCGTTTTATCATTAATTATTAATTAAATGAAGGCTATAAAATATAGAGGTTTATGGAAAATTATTAAAAATTAAAAAATAAGAGATAAGTTAATATAAATTAAGGAGTTTTAATATGTCAAGAAGAATATTTGTACCAACTTTACATTCAATTTTTTCAAATGCTAATAGATGTAATTCAACAGGAAACTGCGGTCATTATAATGGCTACAATGCTTATAATGATTATCATAATAGAGTATCAAATTACAGAATAGAGGAAGATGACAAAAATTACATTATAGAAATGGATATGCCGGGCGTAAAAAAAGAGGATTTAGAAATTGGAATAAAAGAGAATATACTTTCCATATCTGCTAAAAGGAAAAAAACTTTCAAATCAGAAAATGGAGAGTCAAGAGAGGAAGTTATTTCAAGCTATGAGCAAAGCTTTAATATCAGCACAAAAGGAATTGATGTTGAAAATATAGCTGCCAATTTGAATAACGGGGTTCTTATGGTAACACTTCCAAAGAAAGAAGAGCTTAAATATGAGAAGAAGATAGAAATCAAAGGAGAATAATTAAAGCCTATATGTAAATTCAATTCATAAGATATAATCCATAATAATAGGGACACAGGGTAAATAAAATATCCTGTGTCTTTTTTATTTTATAGTAATTTTTGTTTTTCATTTTTTCATTATAAAAGCAATATTAAAATAGTTTTAATTTTTTTATAATAGTCTTATAATTAATAAATAGCGATTCATAAAAAATATATATAATATTTCAATATATAGGTGTATTATTATGGGTGAATATTATTTAGAAAATGCATTTGAATTGAACAAGGAATATCCTGATACTTTTGAAATACCTTCCAAAGAAGAAATTGATTCTTTAAAAGTTAATGATTTAGTTAAATTAATTTTTGTTGAGAATAATGGCAGCACAGAAGCAATTCCTGAAAGAATGTGGGTAAAAATCATAGAAATAAAGACAATTTTGTTGGTATATTAGACAATAAACCTTACTATATTGAAAGTATAAAATATGGTGACGAAATAATTTTTAAAATAGAAAATATTATTGATATATACTGAAAATTTTTAAGTTTGTCAATTTTTATGTGTGTTCTTTTTCCCGCCGCAAAAAGAACCAAAAAGTGCAAGTATAAAATTAGTATTAAATCATACTAAAATTGTATTACATGTAAAATAATTGATTAAATTTAAGCCAAATATAGCCTTTTTGTTTCTTTGTGGCAATACCACAGGCACTTCCTTCGGTCGCAAAAGAAGTGGGGTTGTCATAGGCACGCACAGCGGTGGCAAAGCCCTGCAAATATTTTAAATTTAAAAAATTATTTTTGACAAAATATAGTTATTTATGTATATACTATAGATAAAAATGATAAAAGGAATTAAACATGAATAAACCAAAAATAGTAGTGCTTGACGGATTTATATTGAATCCAGGAGATATATCTTGGGAAGAAATAGAAAGCATATCAGATTTAACTGTTTATGATAGAACCTATTATAATAAAGTGTATGAAGCAGCTAAAGATGCTTGGGGAATATTAAACAGTAAAGTTGTTATAGATAGAAAATTAATGCAGTCATTACCTAATTTAAAATATATAGGAATGCTTGCTACAGGATACAATGTTGTGGATATTGAAGCTGCTAAAGAATTAGGAATTACTGTTACTAATGTAAGAGGATACGGCCCGCAGTCTGTGGCTCAGCTTGTAATGGCTTTTGTATTATCTCTTTCTTTTAGGATAGTTGAACATAATAATCAGGTTCATAATGGCGATTGGATAAAATGCAAAGATTATTCTTTTAGTTCTTATCCTTTAATGGAGATAGAAAATAAAACTATGGGTATATTTGGATTTGGAGATATAGGAAAAGAAGTTGCAAAAATGGCTGAGGCAATGGGAATGAAAGTTTTAGTTTATTCAAGAAGTAAAAAAGAAAATGTTGAAAATGCTTCTAGTATAGATGAACTTTTTGAGAGATCCGATTTTTTATCTCTTAATGCTCCTTTAAATAAAGAAACAGAAAATATTGTTAATATAGATTTGCTTTCAAAGATGAAAAAAACAGCATTTTTAATTAATACTTCAAGGGGCGGAGTGATAGTTGAAAAAGATTTGGCTTATGCTTTGAATAATGATATTATAGCAGGTGCAGCTTTAGATGTTCTTTCGAAAGAGCCTCCTACAGAAGATAATCCTCTGCTTACTGCTAAGAATTGTTATGTAACCCCGCATTTTGCAGGCAATACTTTAGAGGCTAGAATTAGACTTATGCATAAAGTTTATGAGAATATAAAAGCATTTTTGGAAGGAAACCCTATAAATGTTTTAAGTAAATAAAACAGATAATATTTTTTAGTCATTATATAGAATTTCTTTTAACTCATTTACAAATATGTTATTTATTTTATGAGTTGATACTGTAACCCTTAGAAAATTAGCTAGTATGTTTTCTTTATCATATTTTTTTACGAATATATTTCTTTTTATAAGTTCTTCGTATATATAATCAGATGTTTTATTTACATGTTTTATTAAAAGGAAATTCGCCCTTGAAGGCACTACTATAAAACCTTCTTTGCTTAGTAAAGTATCTAATCTTTCTCTCTCTAAAACTATATCGAATATATTATTATACGAAGTTTTTTCATCTCTCAAAGCGGCAAGCGTTATAGTTTCGGATATTTTATTTATTCCGTATTTCTGTCTTAATTTTGACATGTTTTCTATATTTTCTGAATTGGATATTATAAAGTTAATATTAAGTCCTGATAAAGAATGAGAATGTGCAATAGATCTTATTATAATTAAATTTTTATATTCATTAATTAATTTTATAGCACTTTCTCCGGCAAAGTTTATATATGATTCATCTATAACATATATTCCTTCATAATGTTTTAGGAACTCTTCTATTTCTTTTATATTTATGAACATTCCAGTTTCAGCATTAGGGTTGCTTGCTATTATTATAGAATTTTTATTTCTTATATGTTTTTTCAGACAAATATTATAATCTTCTCTAGCTTCAATTACCTCATAATGCATCTTATAATATAGAAAAATTCTTGTATATAAATCTCTGTAAGGCTCTTGAATAAATATTTTGTATTTATCATAAGAGTTGATAATACAAGCAAAAGCTTCATACATACCATTAACAGAAATTATATTATTATTTTCCACATTAAGATATTTAGACATTTCTTCATCTAATTGCTGAGGACTATACTCAGGAAAGAATCTTAGAGAATCAATATCAAATTTTTCAAGCTCTTTAATAATATTTTTGGACGGCTTGTATGGATTTTCATTTTTGTCTAAAAAAATTTCTTTGTTCATTATTGTTATGCTCGCCTACGCCTAAAGTATTGACTTAATAAATTAAGTCACACGCCTGTGTACCTTCGGTAATGTCTCTAGCTTACTTTTTTATATTTAGCTTTCTAATATTTAAAATATATCGTTTATAATTATCTTATTATTTTTAAATTAGTTTACACTTTTAAATTTTATGTTTAGTTAATGTAATATTTTTATTAAGCAATGTATTATGTTTAAATAAATGGTAAATCTTGTCGATAATTATTTTAGGTTGATTATTCACAATCAACTCAATTTTGTATATTATATCTTAAATTAAGAGGCAGATTTCAATGTCAGTTAAACAGGTTTCCGATCAAGAAATATTATCAATGTATTTAAATTATGAGGCGGTAGAGAAGGGTTTATCTTCAAATACTTTAGAATCATATAAAAGAGATATTGTAATATATCTTGATTTTTTAAGCAGAAATAAAAAATCTATTTTAAAAGCTACAAGAAAAGATATTGAAAAATTTTTAAGCGAAAGAAAAGAACAAGGATCAAAATCCAGAACTGTAGCGAGAAACAAAGTAAGTATAGTCAATCTTTATAAGTTTTTAGTAATGGAGAATTATATTTCTAAAAATCCTACAGATAATTTAGAAGTTATAAGATTAAAAAGAGTATTGCCGGAATCTCTTACAGATACAGAGGTAGATGATTTACTTGCAGTTCATAATGAGAAAACAGATAAAGGATTAAGAGATAAGGCTATATTTGAACTTATGTATTCTTCAGGACTTAGAGTAAGTGAAATTTGTTCTTTAAAAATTGATGATATATTTTTTGAAGGTAAGTATTTAAAAATATGCGGCAAGGGTAAAAGAGAGAGAATAGTACCTATTAATGACAGAGCTTTAGATATTTTACAGAGATATATTCAAACCAGTAGAGTTATAATGGTTAAGGGTAAAAAGACTTCAGAATTATTTTTAAACTTTAGAGGAGATAAAATTTCTAGAGTAGGTATTTGGAAAATAGTTAAAGAGGCTATGAAAAAAAGTAAAATAGAAAAAAATATTTATCCTCATACCTTAAGACATAGTTTTGCAACACATCTTATACAGCATGGCGCAGATTTAAGAGCAGTACAAAGAATGCTTGGACATTCTGATATTACTACAACAGAGATTTATACCCATGTTGATTCTACGCATTTGAAAAAACAAATAGCAAAACATCCTAAACATTCTAAACATGCTAGACAAAACACTAATATATAATAAAATACAACGAATTGGAAATAACAGTATATGAAAAGAAGCATAATAGCAACAACAATATTATTACTTGTATCTATATCATTGGTAGCATTAACTTTCGGTATAGGTGAAAGAATGACAATAGTCAGTTATAATGATAATAACACAGATTATCTTTTCAATGAAACAGAGAAGAATCATAGAATAGATATGTATAATCCTGATTCTCTCTCTCTTGTTACATCAAAGCCTATATATGATTATGATTTATCAGTAGATTTAGAGGATATATATACTGAAGAAGAAATTAGTGCTGATTCAGATATAGAATATTTGAATCAAAACATGCTTCTTAGTGATGAAGAGATGAGCAGTGAAATGCCTAATCCTAATATACTTCCTGCTATGGCATATAATGCTAATAATATAGATAAAGCAGCAGATAAACTTAGCCTTGCTGTGGATTTGGCTATACAAAATGCAAGAAACAGAGAAGCTCCAAGAGTGGCAATAGATTTATCCAAAATATCCGTATTCAGATATGAACCGGTAGTTATTAATGCTTCTGTATACACTGAAGATGTTGTAAAAAACATAAGTATATATGTAAGATATAAAAAAGATAAAATAGTTAGAATGAATGGAGATGAAAGACATTCTATCAATGTATTTAAAGTAAAAAATTCTGAATATAAAGGAACATATTTACATCCATTCGGAGGAGATTTAGGAGAATATCAGGCTGTTGTATTAGTTCAGACTAAGAATGGTGTATACGGATATACCAAAGATTTTACTGTTAAGGGAAGACAATCTCCTGCTGCTAAAGAAACTAAAAAGATAGCTACTTTAGAATATGCAATAGATTTAACAACTAAGAAAATTCCTAGTGTAGAAACAGGAGAGCCTACTAGTTATGATGCTATATACGACTGGATAAGATACATGAAATGCGATATGTTCTGGGCAATAGGTGGACAGACTACAGGTTGGACTGCAGGAATTACTCCGGAAGAGCCTTGGGCTAAAGCTATGATTAAGAATATAGAAAACCTTGCATCTAGCAAAGCCAAAGGAAATGTTGAGCTTGGTGCTTATGTTATGAGTTATTTTGCTGCAGGCGGTGGTGCTAGAAAAGGCGGTTATGAGGTTTCTATAGGATATAACTCTGCTACTCAAAGTCTTGTAGAAAGCAGACATATATCTTTAGATGATCCTAAAAGAGTTCAGGATATTATAGATATATTAAAAAGATACGATTCTAATCCTAATATATCATATTTGGGTCTTGACTTCATACGTACAGGTGAAGTTGACGGATATGAAATGGTTGATGAGATGGTTGAGCTTACAGGAGTTTATGTACCTGCCAATTGGTCTACTATGAGTAAAGCTGCACGTATGCGTTGGCTTGCTATTAATAGAGGCAGAAAAGAAGTAGGTATGAAATGGAGATGGTTCAGAGCTCATAAAGAAGCTTTAATAATAAAAGCCATAAAAGATTCAGGTATAAGAAAAAAATTATGGGCATTTACTTTAGGTTGGAATCATGGTCAGGAGCATGGACAAGATCCTTATATGTTCTTTGATGCTGGTATAGATTATGATGCAGTTATGATATATGAAGCTAGCCGTCCTCAGCATGTAAGTATGCTTACTGCTTGGCCTCAATATCTATCAGGCGAATATAATGTATTAGTTGGAAATATGATAGATAACAGACTTCAGGACGGAAGTTTAAGACCGGAGCTTGAATATATGAGAAGAGTATATGAATCAGAAGCTAAATTTAATAGAAGCAGCAGAATAAGAGGTATATTCTTCCATGATATATCAAGAATGCTATGGTCTAAATTTAGAGGTTCAG
It contains:
- a CDS encoding biotin--[acetyl-CoA-carboxylase] ligase — translated: MGKNLKENIISILEYNKGLFISGEKLANDLNVSRAAVWKVIKSLKNEGYDILSVSNKGYALSKETDILSSKIIKDNMPKYRDKFNFVIYKTVESTNIVARGMAMNGADSGTVVIAEEQTSGYGRNGKSFFSPYGTGIYMSIILNLKKEKKIFNSSFITTAAAMAVSKSIEEISNENTQIKWVNDVFINGKKVCGILTEGAFSFEDGKLDYAVIGIGINVNFPKNGFPEEINNIAVSINKMQNNKDIRNILIAKILERMYEYYFNNVAFYDEYKKRSFLIGRKVSLNIDNEEHIVKVLDIDKTFALVAEFQDGKIDRIVSGSVNHRVS
- a CDS encoding Hsp20/alpha crystallin family protein, with product MTKRLFFPALHTMLDDFRSFDEAFGSLYNNDEVRKLSHYNIEEDDKSYTIEIDMPGVRKEDLEIGIKENVLSIYAERKRVNKQKLIESSAENSENKENDNEVVVSKYEQSFNISTKGIDVENIEANLTDGVLKIVLPKKEEVKYEKKINIG
- a CDS encoding Hsp20/alpha crystallin family protein, whose product is MSRRIFVPTLHSIFSNANRCNSTGNCGHYNGYNAYNDYHNRVSNYRIEEDDKNYIIEMDMPGVKKEDLEIGIKENILSISAKRKKTFKSENGESREEVISSYEQSFNISTKGIDVENIAANLNNGVLMVTLPKKEELKYEKKIEIKGE
- a CDS encoding D-2-hydroxyacid dehydrogenase, producing the protein MNKPKIVVLDGFILNPGDISWEEIESISDLTVYDRTYYNKVYEAAKDAWGILNSKVVIDRKLMQSLPNLKYIGMLATGYNVVDIEAAKELGITVTNVRGYGPQSVAQLVMAFVLSLSFRIVEHNNQVHNGDWIKCKDYSFSSYPLMEIENKTMGIFGFGDIGKEVAKMAEAMGMKVLVYSRSKKENVENASSIDELFERSDFLSLNAPLNKETENIVNIDLLSKMKKTAFLINTSRGGVIVEKDLAYALNNDIIAGAALDVLSKEPPTEDNPLLTAKNCYVTPHFAGNTLEARIRLMHKVYENIKAFLEGNPINVLSK
- a CDS encoding aminotransferase class I/II-fold pyridoxal phosphate-dependent enzyme; this encodes MNKEIFLDKNENPYKPSKNIIKELEKFDIDSLRFFPEYSPQQLDEEMSKYLNVENNNIISVNGMYEAFACIINSYDKYKIFIQEPYRDLYTRIFLYYKMHYEVIEAREDYNICLKKHIRNKNSIIIASNPNAETGMFINIKEIEEFLKHYEGIYVIDESYINFAGESAIKLINEYKNLIIIRSIAHSHSLSGLNINFIISNSENIENMSKLRQKYGINKISETITLAALRDEKTSYNNIFDIVLERERLDTLLSKEGFIVVPSRANFLLIKHVNKTSDYIYEELIKRNIFVKKYDKENILANFLRVTVSTHKINNIFVNELKEILYND
- the xerD gene encoding site-specific tyrosine recombinase XerD translates to MSVKQVSDQEILSMYLNYEAVEKGLSSNTLESYKRDIVIYLDFLSRNKKSILKATRKDIEKFLSERKEQGSKSRTVARNKVSIVNLYKFLVMENYISKNPTDNLEVIRLKRVLPESLTDTEVDDLLAVHNEKTDKGLRDKAIFELMYSSGLRVSEICSLKIDDIFFEGKYLKICGKGKRERIVPINDRALDILQRYIQTSRVIMVKGKKTSELFLNFRGDKISRVGIWKIVKEAMKKSKIEKNIYPHTLRHSFATHLIQHGADLRAVQRMLGHSDITTTEIYTHVDSTHLKKQIAKHPKHSKHARQNTNI